One window of Microcoleus vaginatus PCC 9802 genomic DNA carries:
- a CDS encoding DUF4347 domain-containing protein, whose amino-acid sequence MNVPTMNKQIIFVDSSVQDYESLIQGIDPAQVVILNENSSAIDQITNTLAHQKDIEAVHIVSHGSEGSLKLGADVLNDNNLETFSTQLKQWGNALTANGDILLYGCDVAAGEVGENFVKRLSEITGADVAASTDKTGNTALGGDWELEKITGSIETSLALSSEARATYADVLASPVQFDLTSVFDRDVIINYTGGVTDTTQSGLDSSGGTLITQSFATFTAGANGNGLPDNGFFATNAYHPDVQLGYNNTNNGNNAKVLTTNDTSFTFAVTPNQYSEIHLFATSTNGDAGVQVTFNYSDGTTETGTATVTDWLNDFTETSSSYYLIDGMDGNTDTTGTAYTDVNDPAIFGFMFNPNPAKTLQSITVSKTSGTTVDNYLGVFGATGVLETTPPTATTFTPADNATNVAVAANLVVNLSEAVQKGTGNIVIKKVSDNSVVETIDVTSANVTVTDSSVTINPVADLGPSTDYYVEIAAGAIQDLAGNNYAGTTGATAWNFTTDIATDTTPPTATTFTPADNATNVAVAANLVVNLSEAVQKGTGNIVIKKVSDNSVVETIDVTSANVTVTDSSVTINPVADLGPSTDYYLEIAAGAIQDLAGNNYAGTTGATAWNFTTDSATDSATDTTPPTAATFTPADNATNVAVAANLVVNLSEAVQKGTGNIVIKKVSDNSVVETIDVTSANVTVTGSSVTINPVADLGPSTDYYVEIAAGAIQDLAGNNYAGTTGATAWNFTTDSATDSATDTTPPTAATFTPADNATNVAVAANLVVNLSEAVQKGTGNIVIKKVSDNSVVETIDVTSANVTVTDSSVTINPVADLGPSTDYYVEIATGAIQDLAGNNYAGTTGATAWNFTTESANVVLDSSTINKGFADGLSKLVGEFDSFVQDNLKAGVPVFGNKLTTLIPNGFFAGLKDKLVTGLTSNPSEDSNIVFEKSLRGDYPDIKVTNNSKGDDTLYTLSFSKSYNGNVPLEADLGLPGLGIKSSGNGEGSGKYDITLGLGYNKTNGFFFDTGSTGVKLAASAGLDGFNAKGELGLFQLDLQDDSKSPTKVEAKLDLELLDPGQGAEKDGRLTLDELKKTPKNQIINPTFSAEGNLGLSAVTSIQGNAAIPSFNFDLNGSFPLLSYKNGQWSGPQTPKLAFKNMQLDLGTFANQFIKPVVTKMAEVVKPIQPIAKALTTDIKPLSKFEKIRNVFDQNKDGQVNIIEVGSVLTKTPVNTKFVDGINKIVKASDIVSQMAANEGNIKIDFGDYELTGFDGMNKDSKPNVNNAKPVTVAPSAKDQANKSSGKTKSLMDTLNSMEGLQIPILNDPKTVLSMLLGEKTDVTLVSYQVPNLSYNWNIKKDFPIYSLAGFGINGEVGATFNAEGNLGFGFDTQGLFDWKKSGFNLGDAAKVLDGFYVSDRQNADGTGSDVNEIKLNGKILVGANVNLFAAKAGINGGLSANAKVDLIDVGEGTPTDNFDFGTVGDLKKLVQDSVSDAANKLFPNNFTGIKAVKKIFDEDANIGNLVDKLKPLKGSVKDRSTQVDQAVSEVINAAKPRIESLRKEASFTTDYPTNEQIDAFLPLLSTSIANNKESNVIGTGDGKLRVSEMFSRPVLDSFEINGDISAFLSAYAKAGKGPFSVEWNDNLATYKLADFRIGSGNVKKSRAIDGYMAASNVFLDTNFNGTQDEDEPSSVTNSDGSFELEYDLAKYDRNANGQLDKADGQIIVSGGFDYSTGLPLDIPLVSTPEASVVTPLTTLIAKAADSPEKDLVTITNKVKTNLGLPTGVDINTFDPLEAIAKKNPDGLKVFSEMVQVQNTIVNAAQFLDVKSNLSKEQLGVTVEEIIAEQIVNGEEFDLSKAETVAKVLNEAISTVAVQEPTLNREQLNNVVTTVSQAMATSNDVADDIGDDLVDNGVALSLEAGTLDINELQTVSFSLGDVKLEDLVNGTKTPEEFLADNTEAEIKERMDEAKAVSDPSDAAEPEKVESKDIKSTEIDPLEEALEDANLNVTLEDLPELSFLNDDGNLITQEAWKDSLDDSKELAELFEDQSGNSITEEKLIDLIYGSEEPTTTNPTPNNEQPLLPSLASESSTNTSTSADNLGIIAINKPELEAMGKGNLTGLPNNQALEERYLLTDEDDTTIPGEASGKKVYALSGNDSLTGTVSKDVIFANQGADQIDGGGGDDDIYGGKGSDKISATTGNNLLSGNNDNDYLTGGDGKDVLYGGQGNDVLIGNGGDDILTGDKGYDVLYGGAGNDVFALSVSDNNPTDVKSADQILDWQVGDWIDLPEGVTFDQLQFESVNIQLLEFQSVDIKLDNASPVMSTALKLGENYLGVVYGVDRTALTSNSFL is encoded by the coding sequence AACCATGAACAAGCAAATTATTTTCGTTGACTCCTCTGTACAAGATTATGAAAGCCTGATCCAAGGCATCGATCCCGCTCAAGTTGTGATTTTAAATGAAAATTCCAGCGCGATCGACCAAATTACTAACACCTTGGCACATCAAAAAGATATTGAAGCAGTTCATATAGTTTCTCACGGTAGCGAAGGCAGTTTAAAACTCGGTGCTGACGTACTCAATGACAATAACCTAGAAACTTTCAGCACTCAGCTAAAACAGTGGGGAAATGCCCTGACAGCAAATGGCGATATCCTACTTTATGGCTGCGATGTAGCAGCCGGAGAAGTTGGAGAAAACTTCGTAAAGCGCCTGAGTGAAATAACCGGGGCGGATGTGGCAGCATCCACCGACAAGACGGGGAATACAGCACTAGGTGGCGACTGGGAATTAGAAAAAATCACCGGTTCAATTGAAACTTCCCTTGCGTTGTCCAGCGAAGCAAGGGCAACCTATGCCGATGTTTTAGCCTCACCCGTTCAATTTGATCTCACATCAGTATTCGATCGCGATGTCATTATCAACTACACGGGAGGAGTCACAGACACCACACAGAGCGGACTGGATTCCTCGGGGGGGACCCTAATAACTCAGTCCTTTGCCACATTTACAGCGGGTGCTAATGGGAACGGTTTACCCGACAACGGCTTTTTCGCCACGAATGCGTACCATCCCGATGTTCAGCTAGGCTACAACAACACCAATAACGGCAACAACGCCAAAGTCCTGACCACTAACGACACATCCTTTACCTTCGCAGTTACGCCCAACCAGTATTCAGAAATCCACCTGTTCGCCACCAGTACAAATGGCGACGCTGGGGTGCAGGTGACATTTAACTATAGCGATGGCACTACTGAGACAGGCACAGCCACTGTTACCGACTGGCTTAATGACTTTACCGAAACATCGTCCAGTTACTATCTGATCGACGGAATGGATGGGAACACTGATACAACTGGAACAGCTTATACCGATGTCAACGATCCCGCCATATTCGGGTTCATGTTCAATCCCAACCCAGCCAAAACGCTGCAGAGCATTACCGTCAGTAAAACAAGCGGTACCACCGTTGATAATTATCTGGGAGTTTTCGGAGCCACAGGTGTTTTAGAAACCACACCGCCTACAGCGACAACTTTCACCCCCGCAGATAACGCCACTAATGTTGCAGTTGCTGCTAATTTAGTTGTCAACTTGAGCGAAGCAGTCCAAAAAGGCACTGGCAATATTGTCATCAAGAAAGTTTCTGACAACTCAGTTGTTGAAACCATTGATGTCACATCCGCCAATGTCACCGTTACTGACAGTAGCGTCACCATTAACCCAGTGGCAGATTTAGGGCCAAGCACAGATTACTACGTAGAAATTGCCGCCGGTGCGATTCAAGACTTAGCAGGCAACAATTATGCCGGTACTACAGGTGCAACTGCTTGGAATTTCACCACTGACATCGCCACTGATACCACACCGCCTACAGCGACAACTTTCACCCCCGCAGATAACGCCACTAATGTTGCAGTTGCTGCTAATTTAGTTGTCAACTTGAGCGAAGCAGTCCAAAAAGGCACTGGCAATATTGTCATCAAGAAAGTTTCTGACAACTCAGTTGTTGAAACCATTGATGTCACATCCGCCAATGTCACCGTTACTGACAGTAGCGTCACCATTAACCCAGTGGCAGATTTAGGGCCAAGCACCGATTACTACCTAGAAATTGCCGCCGGTGCGATTCAAGACTTAGCAGGCAACAATTATGCCGGTACTACAGGTGCAACTGCTTGGAATTTCACCACTGATAGTGCCACTGATAGTGCCACTGATACCACACCGCCTACAGCGGCAACTTTCACCCCCGCAGATAACGCCACTAATGTTGCAGTTGCTGCTAATTTAGTTGTCAACTTGAGCGAAGCAGTCCAAAAAGGCACTGGCAATATTGTCATCAAGAAAGTTTCTGACAACTCAGTTGTTGAAACCATTGATGTCACATCCGCCAATGTCACCGTTACTGGCAGTAGCGTCACCATTAACCCAGTGGCAGATTTAGGGCCAAGCACAGATTACTACGTAGAAATTGCCGCCGGTGCGATTCAAGACTTAGCAGGCAACAATTATGCCGGTACTACAGGTGCAACTGCTTGGAATTTCACCACTGATAGTGCCACTGATAGTGCCACTGATACCACACCGCCTACAGCGGCAACTTTCACCCCCGCAGATAACGCCACTAATGTTGCAGTTGCTGCTAATTTAGTTGTCAACTTGAGCGAAGCAGTCCAAAAAGGCACTGGCAATATTGTCATCAAGAAAGTTTCTGACAACTCAGTTGTTGAAACCATTGATGTCACATCCGCCAATGTCACCGTTACTGACAGTAGCGTCACCATTAACCCAGTGGCAGATTTAGGGCCAAGCACAGATTACTACGTAGAAATTGCCACCGGTGCGATTCAAGACTTAGCAGGCAACAATTATGCCGGTACTACAGGTGCAACTGCTTGGAATTTCACCACTGAGAGCGCCAATGTCGTGCTTGATAGCAGCACAATTAACAAGGGTTTTGCAGATGGACTAAGTAAGTTGGTCGGCGAGTTTGATAGCTTTGTGCAAGATAATCTCAAAGCAGGTGTTCCGGTATTTGGAAATAAACTGACAACTCTAATTCCTAATGGTTTCTTTGCTGGTTTGAAAGATAAATTAGTAACGGGTCTGACAAGTAATCCTTCGGAAGACAGTAATATCGTTTTTGAGAAATCTTTACGTGGAGATTATCCCGATATCAAGGTAACGAATAATTCTAAGGGCGATGATACCCTTTATACTCTTAGTTTCAGTAAGTCTTACAACGGTAATGTTCCCTTAGAAGCTGATTTGGGGCTACCTGGTTTAGGAATTAAAAGTTCAGGTAATGGTGAGGGTTCGGGTAAATACGATATTACCTTGGGGTTAGGGTACAATAAGACTAATGGATTTTTCTTTGATACTGGTTCAACAGGAGTCAAGTTAGCCGCTTCAGCAGGTTTAGATGGTTTTAATGCTAAAGGAGAATTAGGCTTATTCCAGCTAGATTTGCAAGATGACTCGAAATCTCCTACGAAAGTAGAAGCAAAGTTGGACTTGGAACTTCTGGATCCGGGTCAAGGGGCTGAGAAGGATGGACGGTTGACGTTGGACGAACTCAAGAAAACCCCAAAAAATCAGATAATTAATCCGACCTTTAGTGCTGAGGGAAATCTGGGTTTAAGTGCAGTGACAAGCATTCAAGGTAATGCAGCGATTCCATCATTTAATTTTGATCTAAATGGGTCTTTTCCTCTGTTGTCTTACAAGAATGGGCAATGGAGTGGTCCACAAACACCAAAACTGGCTTTCAAAAATATGCAGCTAGATTTGGGAACTTTTGCGAATCAATTTATCAAGCCTGTAGTAACTAAGATGGCAGAGGTTGTCAAACCAATCCAGCCTATTGCTAAGGCGTTAACGACTGATATCAAACCATTAAGTAAATTTGAGAAGATCCGCAACGTTTTTGATCAAAACAAGGATGGTCAAGTAAACATCATCGAAGTGGGTTCAGTTTTAACTAAAACTCCAGTGAATACAAAGTTCGTGGATGGGATTAATAAAATTGTCAAAGCCAGCGATATTGTCTCGCAAATGGCAGCGAATGAGGGGAATATCAAGATTGACTTTGGTGATTATGAACTAACTGGTTTTGACGGGATGAATAAAGACTCTAAACCAAATGTTAACAACGCCAAACCTGTGACAGTGGCTCCTAGTGCTAAAGATCAAGCGAATAAATCTTCTGGCAAAACCAAATCACTGATGGATACGTTGAACAGTATGGAAGGGTTACAAATTCCCATTCTTAACGATCCTAAGACTGTTTTAAGTATGTTGCTGGGGGAGAAAACTGATGTAACTTTGGTGAGCTATCAAGTGCCAAATCTCAGTTATAACTGGAATATTAAGAAAGATTTTCCTATCTACTCTCTAGCGGGATTCGGAATCAATGGTGAAGTGGGTGCTACATTTAACGCTGAAGGTAATCTGGGCTTTGGCTTTGATACCCAAGGATTGTTTGACTGGAAAAAAAGTGGATTTAATTTGGGGGATGCCGCCAAAGTTTTAGATGGTTTCTATGTCAGCGATCGGCAAAACGCTGATGGGACTGGTTCTGATGTCAATGAAATCAAGCTCAATGGTAAAATATTGGTTGGTGCAAATGTCAATCTTTTTGCAGCCAAAGCTGGTATCAACGGTGGGTTAAGCGCTAATGCTAAAGTGGATTTGATTGATGTGGGAGAAGGAACCCCTACGGACAATTTTGATTTTGGAACTGTTGGCGATCTTAAAAAATTAGTTCAAGATTCTGTTAGTGATGCGGCGAACAAACTGTTCCCTAATAATTTCACTGGAATTAAGGCCGTAAAGAAAATTTTTGATGAGGATGCTAACATTGGTAATTTAGTTGACAAGCTGAAACCATTAAAGGGTTCTGTAAAAGACAGGAGTACCCAAGTTGATCAAGCAGTTTCTGAGGTAATAAACGCAGCGAAGCCCAGGATTGAGTCTTTGAGAAAGGAAGCTTCATTTACAACTGATTACCCAACAAACGAGCAGATTGATGCGTTCCTCCCTCTGTTGAGTACGTCCATAGCTAACAATAAAGAATCAAATGTTATTGGTACTGGAGATGGCAAACTTCGGGTATCAGAAATGTTCTCACGTCCGGTGCTTGATTCATTTGAGATTAATGGAGACATTAGTGCGTTTTTGTCAGCTTATGCTAAGGCTGGAAAAGGCCCTTTTAGTGTAGAATGGAACGATAATCTGGCTACTTACAAATTAGCTGATTTCCGTATTGGCTCAGGGAATGTGAAAAAATCACGAGCAATCGATGGTTATATGGCTGCTTCTAACGTATTCTTAGATACCAACTTTAATGGTACCCAAGATGAAGATGAACCGTCCTCAGTAACCAATTCCGATGGTAGCTTTGAGTTAGAGTACGATTTAGCTAAGTACGATCGCAATGCTAATGGTCAACTGGATAAGGCAGATGGGCAAATTATTGTTAGCGGTGGATTTGATTATTCTACTGGTCTGCCTTTAGATATTCCCTTAGTTTCTACTCCCGAAGCTTCCGTAGTGACACCTCTAACCACCTTAATTGCAAAAGCGGCAGACTCTCCCGAAAAGGATTTAGTCACCATTACTAATAAGGTGAAAACAAATTTAGGACTTCCCACAGGTGTTGATATCAATACTTTTGATCCACTGGAAGCCATCGCTAAGAAAAATCCAGATGGTTTAAAGGTATTTAGCGAAATGGTTCAGGTGCAAAATACGATCGTCAACGCAGCTCAATTCCTTGACGTTAAGAGTAATTTGTCGAAGGAGCAATTGGGAGTGACTGTAGAGGAAATTATCGCTGAACAAATAGTCAACGGAGAAGAGTTTGACTTGAGTAAGGCGGAGACTGTTGCTAAGGTATTAAATGAGGCGATCTCTACTGTGGCCGTACAGGAACCAACGTTAAACAGAGAGCAATTGAATAATGTTGTGACGACTGTATCTCAAGCAATGGCAACGAGTAATGACGTTGCCGATGATATCGGTGACGATCTCGTTGACAACGGTGTAGCATTATCATTGGAAGCCGGTACTCTCGATATTAATGAATTGCAGACAGTCTCATTTTCTCTAGGAGACGTGAAACTAGAAGATTTGGTAAATGGGACTAAGACACCGGAAGAATTCTTAGCCGATAACACTGAGGCTGAGATTAAAGAACGAATGGATGAAGCCAAGGCGGTTAGCGATCCGTCAGATGCTGCTGAGCCAGAAAAGGTCGAATCAAAGGATATCAAGAGTACCGAAATCGATCCGCTAGAAGAAGCACTCGAAGATGCCAATCTTAATGTTACTCTGGAGGATTTACCAGAACTATCTTTCCTGAATGACGATGGAAACCTCATAACGCAAGAAGCTTGGAAAGATAGCCTTGACGATAGTAAAGAATTGGCAGAACTCTTCGAGGATCAGTCTGGAAACTCCATAACGGAAGAAAAGTTGATTGACCTAATCTATGGTAGTGAAGAACCAACTACTACTAACCCAACTCCGAACAATGAACAACCATTACTACCGAGTTTGGCCAGCGAGTCATCAACTAACACATCAACCTCAGCGGATAATTTAGGGATCATTGCCATCAATAAACCCGAATTAGAAGCCATGGGCAAAGGCAACCTGACGGGTTTACCGAATAACCAAGCCTTAGAAGAACGTTACTTATTAACTGATGAGGATGATACAACTATCCCAGGGGAAGCATCTGGAAAGAAAGTCTATGCTTTATCAGGTAATGACTCTCTGACGGGTACTGTCTCTAAAGATGTCATCTTTGCTAACCAGGGTGCCGATCAAATTGACGGCGGTGGCGGTGATGATGATATTTACGGTGGTAAAGGTTCTGACAAGATCAGTGCGACTACTGGTAATAACTTGTTAAGTGGCAACAATGATAATGACTACCTAACAGGTGGTGATGGCAAGGATGTCCTCTATGGTGGTCAAGGGAACGATGTCTTGATTGGTAATGGTGGTGATGATATCCTGACCGGTGACAAAGGTTATGATGTCCTCTATGGTGGCGCAGGTAATGATGTCTTTGCTTTATCAGTGAGTGACAATAACCCTACTGATGTTAAGTCAGCCGATCAGATCCTTGATTGGCAAGTCGGTGATTGGATTGATTTACCAGAAGGTGTCACTTTTGACCAACTGCAATTTGAGTCAGTCAATATTCAGTTACTGGAGTTTCAATCGGTGGATATTAAGTTAGATAATGCTTCCCCAGTCATGTCAACGGCGTTAAAGTTAGGCGAGAATTACTTAGGGGTGGTTTATGGTGTTGATCGGACTGCGCTGACTAGCAACTCTTTCTTGTAG